From Delphinus delphis chromosome X, mDelDel1.2, whole genome shotgun sequence, a single genomic window includes:
- the BEX5 gene encoding protein BEX5 encodes MENVPKESRGEEQVPVQNEEARPLGGGEGQEPGGNIRGEWAPPAQDFREDMPNRLVNNIDIIDGDADDMERFMEEMRELRRKIRELQLRYSLRILIGDPPHHDHHDEFCLMP; translated from the coding sequence atgGAAAATGTCCCCAAGGAAAGCAGAGGAGAGGAGCAAGTTCCAGTGCAGAATGAGGAAGCCCGCCCTTTGGGAGGTGGTGAAGGCCAAGAACCTGGAGGAAACATTAGAGGGGAATGGGCTCCACCTGCCCAAGATTTTAGAGAGGATATGCCCAATAGGCTTGTCAATAACATTGACATCATAGATGGAGATGCAGATGATATGGAAAGGTTCATGGAGGAGATGAGAGAGCTAAGGAGGAAAATTAGGGAGCTTCAGTTGAGGTACAGTCTGCGCATTCTTATTGGAGATCCTCCTCACCATGATCATCATGATGAATTTTGCCTTATGCCTTGA